GTGCGCTGTGCCGTGATTTTCAATAACAGTTCGTGGCGACGTGCTTGGATCAAGGGCTGAGCTTGTTCGATCGCACTGTTCACGACACTTTTTAGGTCGAGGCTGATCTGCTCGATCTTCACCAAGCCGCGTGTTACCCTCGACACGTCAAGTAGGTCGTCGACGATGGTGGCCATGTGCTTGACTTGGCGCGCAATAATGTCGCCGGCTTGCGCAATTCGCTTAGAATCCGCCCCAGGAAGTTTAATCAACTGCGCTGCGCTGCTGATGGGAGCTAGTGGGTTGCGTAGCTCATGGGCTAACATAGCCAAAAATTCGTCCTTGCGCAGGTTCTCGCGGCGCAGTGCGTCTTCCGCCATTTTTTGGGCATGGATATCGGTGCAAGTGCCCATCCAGCGCACGATTTCGCCGTTATCACCGCGTACCGGGAGCGCACGTCCCAACACCCAGCGGTATTCGCCACTGTGGTGAATCATCCGATATTCGATCTCATAGCTTGCGCCGGTGCGCAGCGAATGACGCCATTTTCCCCAGGCCAGCGGCTGGTCGTCTGGGTGGAACATGGCACTCCAGCCGTCGCCGTCGGCCGAGCCATGAGGCATGCCGGTGAAGCGGTACCACTGGTCGTTGAAATAATCGCAGAAGCCATCCGGCCGGGTCGACCAGACCATTTGAGGCATTACTTCCGTGATAGTACGAAATTGTGCCTCCCTAAAACGTACTGCGATCTCGCTGCGCAGGCGTTCACTGGCAGTCCTAGCACGCTCGGCGATTTCTTTGATCAAAGCCAAGTCTTCGGCTAGCCATTTACGTGCAAGCGCGTTGTTGACGAAAACGACTGCGACAAGGCCACCGTTTTCCATGACCGGCACATTGACGAAGGAACCAGCACTCCGTTCCTTGAGTGCCCTCGCTGTTTCGCTAGTACGGGAATCGTGCTCGACGTCTTCAATGGCTATAAACTTGCCCAGCTTCAGGTCATCGATGAAGGAGCCATAGTCGCGCAGATTCAGTGTGCCTGCTAGCGACCCGACACCCGGCGCGTTCCAGTCGCGTGCCACCGTGAGCGTTTCAGCCACTGGATCAATGGTGCCGTAGCCAACCCGGCTGACGCCCAATGCTTCGCCAAGAATGACAGAGGCCTGGAATATGATTTCCTCAGGCGTCCTAAGATCGCGCAGTGTGTCCGTAAGTCTGATCAGGGCGTTGCGGCGTTCATCGCTGAGCACTCGTTCGGTCACGTCTACGCCCTGTACCATGATCCCCATGACTGTACCGTCGGGATCTCGGATCGGCTGGTAAACGAAGTCGACATAGCGCTCGTTGAGTGGGCCTCCAGGCGCGGACTGGGTCGTATATTTTGCGCCATTAGCGACATAAGCGTTGCCACTGGCATACACTTGGTCGAGCAACGCGACATAACCTTGGCCGACCGCTTCTGGCAGGCTTTCGGCGATGGTTCTGCCGACGCTGTCGCGATGACCAATAAGCTTCATATAACCACTGTTGACGAACGTAACTCGGTGCTCGGGCCCAGTCAACATTGCCATGAACCCCGGTGCCTGCTCGAACAGGTTGGCGATGTAATGAAGGCTGTTGATTTGCTGCGTTTGAGCCGAAAGCTCGAACTGCATCCGGTCGACATTTGCGCTGTCAGTCATCGCCTGCGTAACATTTTCAACGTGCTGAATGATGTAGGAAACCTCTCCAACGCTGTTGAGGATAGGATAATGCATCGGCTTCCAGTAGCGCACAACAAAACCAGCTTCAGGTCGGCCTTGGATCGGCACATCGTATCGCTGGATCCGCATGACGTCGGGCTGCCGAGTCTGTAGCACGCGCAGCATCGATGCCTGCACGTTGGATGCACCGTCGCCATCAATCTGGTCAGGATTTTCAGGGAAAGCATCAAAAATGTTACGACCGACGATGTCTTCACGTAAGGCGCCGGTAGCCTCAAGATGAGCGTCCGTCACGGCAACGATCGTGAAGTCTGTATCCATTGCCATGCAGGCAGCAGGACTCTTGTTGAAGAGCACAGAAAAATCCAGACCTAATGCCATTGGTATCTCTTGGAAACGTTAGGGTAGACAGGCCTCTTCGCATGAAGCTGCCGCATGGCATAGTGACGTCAAACCACTCAGAAGTCACGAACGACGGCAATTGGCCGATAGCAGACTGCCGAAACGGCTCAGTGTATACATTAGTTGCATTATTAGCAACAAAAGGATCTATTAACGTCCCTTACCCGCACCACTCAACAAAGACACCAACCCGTCGCCGACGAAGCGATGCCTCACGTAGCAGCGCTGGTGCGACGGCTTGCCGGCCGCGACTTTCGAAGTGCGGGCCCGCTGCGGCTGGCATCCGCCACTTCGGTCGGGCGCGCGCCGGCGGCTCCGCTCAGGCGGCCGTGGCGCGCAGCCAATTCCTGCTCCAGCTTGGTATCCAGGCCGTAGATGTCGGGCGCAAAACGCGTGCTGTCGTCGCTGTCGATGATCGCGGTGGCGTAGAAAATCACCACCGGCACCGTGCGGGTCAGGTCGACGTGGCGGGTCGGCCCCGGCTGCAGCGCGCCCTGGATGGCGTCGGCGTCCCACTTGCGCTGGCCGTCCAGGACGAACTGGGCCAGCGCGGCCGGATGCTCGACCCGGATGCAGCCGTGCGACAGGTCGCGTCGGGTGCGCTGGAAGGCGCCCTGGGCCGAGGTCGAGTGCAGGTAGATGTCCATCGGATTGGGCATCGCGAACTTGATCGGCCCCAGCGCGTTCTTCGCGCCCGGGCGCTGGCGCACGCGCGCGCGCCCGGCCTTCAAGTCGGCCATGCTGGCGTTGGCCGGCACCGTCTCCATCTCGTTCTGCGCCAGGTAGTTCGGATTGTGCGCCAGCTTGGGCAGCAGTTCCTTCTCCAGGATGCTGCGCGGTACGTTCCAGTACGGGTTGAACTCGAGGTAGCGCATCTGGCCGACGAACAGCGGCGTTTCGGTCTTGACCGAGGCGCCGACCACGACGCGCATCTCCAGCGGGTCTTCATTACCGCCGTTCTGCATCGCCCACAGGCGGTAGGCCGGCAGGTCGACCAGGATCATCGGCCCCGGGCCGAAATCCGGCAGCCAGCGCAGGCGCTCGAGCGTCAGCTCCAGCTGGCGCACGCGCTGGCCTGGGGTGACGTTGAGCGCGTCGACGGTGCCGCGCCCCAGCACGCCGTCTTCGTCGATGCCGTGGCGCGCCTGGAAGTGGCGCACGCCCTGTTCCAGCTGATCGCTATAGACGCCCTCGCCCGGCGCCGGCGTGTCGGCCGGCAGATCGCCCAGCAGCACCAGGCGCTCGAACAGCGCCTGCGCCGCCGGGTAGCTGCCGCCGGACGTGACCTTGGCGGGCGGGCGCGGCAGCGCCGGATACGGCTGCTTGGCCAGCAGGCGGTACTGCGCCAGCGCCGCCTTGGCGCGCGCGTACTGCTGCAGCCTGGGCTCGGCCGCCTGCACCGCGGCGCGCAGCTTGCCGCCGGCCAGGCCGCTGCGCAGGCGCTCGACCGGATCGTACTGTTTCAGGCGCGGATCGAACGCGCGCGTATGGTATTCGGAGCGCACGCGGCCGACGCGCAGGTCGGCCAGGTAGCGCAGCATCGCCGCCGTCAGGGCCACGTCGAAACGCGCGTCGAAACGGGCCGTGGCGCCTTCGGCGGCATCGAGCTGGCGCTGCAGCGCATCGGCGCCGTAGTCGAGCGGATCGAGTCCCTGCAGCGCGGCCTGGCGCAGCACCCACAAGGCGGCGCCGGCGGTCGAGGCGTTCCACGCGGGCGCATACTTGCGCGGCGCGTAGAACCGTTCGAGCCAGCCACGCTCGTCGTAGGGTCCCGCGATCGATGCGGGCGCCTGCGCGGCCTGCGCCGCCAGCGTGTGGATGGCCGCGGAAACGGGTTGGGCAAAGGTGGATGGGGGAGCGAGCGCCGCGGCTGCGCAGAGTGCGAGCGCGGCGGCGATTTTCTGGCTGAGCTTCATGGGGTATCTTCGGACTTCGGTAACCGTGTGTTACCAATCGTCATGATACCCGGACTGCATGCCGATGCCCAGCAGTGCGCCTGACTGTTACATGCTTGCCTAGAATATAACGATGAATAAGCGACGAGCGATCTTCTGGATGCGGCGCGACCTGCGTGCGCACGACAATGTGGCCCTGCACGCGGCGCTGTCCGCGTCCGACCAGGTCGTCTGCGTATTCGTGTACGACCGCACGATCCTCGACGAGCTGCCGCGCATGGACCGGCGCGTGGCCTTCATCCACGCCAGCGTGGCCGAAGCCGGCGACGATCTCGCCAGACTGGGCGCCAAGCTGATCGCGCTCGAGGGCGATCCGAAAACCGTGATTCCCGACCTGGCGCGGCGCCTGGACGCGGGCCGCGTGTTCGCCAACGAGGATTACGAGCCCTCGGCGCGGCGGCGCGACGAGGCCATCGCCGACACCCTGGCGCGCGAGGGGCGCGCATTGCTGCTGTCGAAGGACCAGGTGCTGCTGCACAAGGACGAGGTGCGCAGCAAGTCGGGCACCCCCTACACGCGCTTCACGCCCTACTACAACACCTGGCTGCAGCGGCTCGGGCAGGACGATCAGGCGCTGCGCGACCATGATCCGGCGCCCTTGCAGGCGCACTTCGGCGCGCCGCCTGAAGGCCCCTCGAACATCCCGCTCGCGCAGCTCGGCTTCGACGAGGTCGACCTGGAGGGGCTGAGCCTGTATCCCGGCACGCGCGGCGGGCGGCGCGTGCTGGACGAATTCATCGGCAAGGCCGGCGACTACCTGGCGCTGCGCAACACGCTGGCGCTGCCGGCCACTTCGGGCCTGGACATCCACCTGCGCTTCGGCACGCTGTCGATCCGCGAAATCTTCCGCGAACTCGGGCGCCGCACCGACGTCCACGGCGCCAGCGTGGCCGGCTGGATCCGCGAAGTGTGCTGGCGCGAGTATTTTTCGCAGCTGCTGTACCACGTGCCGCGCGTCGCCGACGGCCCCTACCTGCAAAAGTACGCGCGCCTGGACTGGGTCAAGGGCGAACTCGGCAAGCAGCGCCTGGACGCCTGGAAGAACGCCGCCACCGGCTACCCGATCGTCGACGCGGCGATGACCCAGCTGAACACCACCGGCGCCATGCACAACCGCGCGCGCCTGGTGGCCGGCTCCTTCCTGGTCAAGACGCTGGGCGTCGACTGGCGCATCGGCGAAGCGTATTTCGCCCTGAAGCTGAACGACTACGACCAGGCCTCGAACAACGGCAACTGGCAATGGGTCGCGTCGACCGGCGCCGACGCCCAGCCGCCCTACCGCATCTTCAATCCCTCGTCGCAGTCGAAAACCTACGATCCGGATGCGCAATACATCCGGCACTGGCTGCCGGCCTTGAAGAACGTCGAGGCGCGCCATCTGCACGAACCGTGGAAGCGTACGGTCCCGATTCCGGATTATCCGGCGCCGATCGTGGATTACGCCGCCTCGGTCGAAGAGTGCAGGCAGCGCTACGGGGCGGTCGGCCCGGCGCCCTGACTTCTCCGCCGCACCGATAACAGCGGCAAAACCTTGCTTTCGATCCCGGCCGGGATCGTTGCCACACCTTCTTGCGGGCGTCCTGCCCGCATCGGCCGAGCGGCCGGCATCGCCGTGCCGTCGTAACGCCAAAGAGCACGTTTAGCGCCTCAACTGACAGGCTTTTAGGCCTTTGTTGAGCCTGCTCAAACGCTGTGTCGCGTGCCATCAAAATATCGCAATTGCAATTATCGCTGTGCTATTAATGCAACCTTGCTGTTGTGATCGGTTTTTTGAACTTCACGCTTGGAGGTCCCGCTAACGCCGGGTTGACGCTTTTCAAATCAGTGCTTTTTTCATCCTTCGGAGAAAATGATGTCACTTGAAATGACGAAGTCCCTCGCACCGCCGCAGTTGCCGCATCCGAAACGTCCCACGCCCTTCCAGCTGGCGTCGGCATTCAAATCCGAGCTCGGCGCCGCACCGCCGCCGCCCAGCAAAATCTACATCAACGACACGCCGCAGCCGGTCAGCGCGATCCCCGAGTACGCCGAGATGGGAGGCGTGCTGATCGCCTATCCCGGGATCGTGGCGCCGTCGCCGACGCATGCCCAGCTGGCGCCGACGGGACGGCGCGCGTTCGGCATACCGGACGAGCTGATCGTCCGCATGCAGCAGAACGACACCCCCAATCCAGTGCATATCTTCGTGCTGTGCGACGACGCCGCGATGAAGGCGGTGATCGACGCCAGCCTCGCCGCCGAAGCCGGGCGGCTGGGGCTGCACTACGATCCCAGCCACCTGCACCTGGTGCCCTGGAACACCGACACCTTCTGGACGCGCGACTTCGGCCCCTGGTGGGTGCGCAACAAGGTCACCGGCACGTATGCCATCGCCAAGCACACCTACACCACGCTGGGCGGCGGCAGCGTCGGCCTGGTCGAGGGGGCCGAGAATGTCGACCCGCATATCGGCCTGGGCATCTTCCGGCCGAACGACGACTACGCCGCCATCGCTTTCTCGGACTTCCTCAACACGCCGATCCGCGCCTGGAACGCGGCCCGCTGGGGCAAGGACAAGGCACGTCGACTGGCGCCGCTGCCGGTGCACGACTGGTACTTCACCGGCCTGCTCGACGTGGGCGGCAACTACATGGTCACCGGCCAGAACAAGATCGCCTCCTCCTACCTGGTGGCGACGCAAAACGAGCTGCCGGTCACGCAGGAAAACGAGAATACCGATCCCTCGCCGGCTGTCCTCGAGCGGCGCCTGGAATACATCCTGCAGCAGCTCAACCGCTTCATGGGCGTCCAGTCGTATCACGTCCTGTCCGACCCGACCGGCACCTACATCGGCCACATCGATTGCTGGGGCAAATTCCTGGCCGACGACAAGATTCTGATCGCGCAGTCGCAGGACGAGGCCACCAACCGTGCCTTCGACCGGATCGCGCAATCCTTCGTCGAGGATGGCTTCCGGGTCTATCGCACCATGGTGCAGGAGATGTACATCCCGGGCCCGGACAACGGCGCCACCACGGCGGCCTACACCAACAGCCTGATCCTCAACCACGCCGTCTACGTGCCGATTGCCGGCCCCGGCCATGAAAAATTCGACGAGCAGGCGCTGGCGGCCTACAAGGAAGCGCTGCCCGGCCACCAGGTCATCGGCATTGCCGGCAAGCCCGAGTTCCCGTGGCTGGGCACCGACGCCATGCATTGCCGCACCCGCGCCGTGCCGCGCGCGGTGGTGGACAACTGGCTCAAGGCCCAGGCTCCGGCTGCGCCGTGACGGCGCTTTCATTCCCGCGTCCGATTTCGTCACCTACTCTGGAACCATCATGTCCAACACGACTACCCCGTATTGCGTCGGCAAGTGGATG
This genomic stretch from Massilia sp. 9096 harbors:
- a CDS encoding agmatine deiminase family protein; the protein is MTKSLAPPQLPHPKRPTPFQLASAFKSELGAAPPPPSKIYINDTPQPVSAIPEYAEMGGVLIAYPGIVAPSPTHAQLAPTGRRAFGIPDELIVRMQQNDTPNPVHIFVLCDDAAMKAVIDASLAAEAGRLGLHYDPSHLHLVPWNTDTFWTRDFGPWWVRNKVTGTYAIAKHTYTTLGGGSVGLVEGAENVDPHIGLGIFRPNDDYAAIAFSDFLNTPIRAWNAARWGKDKARRLAPLPVHDWYFTGLLDVGGNYMVTGQNKIASSYLVATQNELPVTQENENTDPSPAVLERRLEYILQQLNRFMGVQSYHVLSDPTGTYIGHIDCWGKFLADDKILIAQSQDEATNRAFDRIAQSFVEDGFRVYRTMVQEMYIPGPDNGATTAAYTNSLILNHAVYVPIAGPGHEKFDEQALAAYKEALPGHQVIGIAGKPEFPWLGTDAMHCRTRAVPRAVVDNWLKAQAPAAP
- a CDS encoding murein L,D-transpeptidase; amino-acid sequence: MKLSQKIAAALALCAAAALAPPSTFAQPVSAAIHTLAAQAAQAPASIAGPYDERGWLERFYAPRKYAPAWNASTAGAALWVLRQAALQGLDPLDYGADALQRQLDAAEGATARFDARFDVALTAAMLRYLADLRVGRVRSEYHTRAFDPRLKQYDPVERLRSGLAGGKLRAAVQAAEPRLQQYARAKAALAQYRLLAKQPYPALPRPPAKVTSGGSYPAAQALFERLVLLGDLPADTPAPGEGVYSDQLEQGVRHFQARHGIDEDGVLGRGTVDALNVTPGQRVRQLELTLERLRWLPDFGPGPMILVDLPAYRLWAMQNGGNEDPLEMRVVVGASVKTETPLFVGQMRYLEFNPYWNVPRSILEKELLPKLAHNPNYLAQNEMETVPANASMADLKAGRARVRQRPGAKNALGPIKFAMPNPMDIYLHSTSAQGAFQRTRRDLSHGCIRVEHPAALAQFVLDGQRKWDADAIQGALQPGPTRHVDLTRTVPVVIFYATAIIDSDDSTRFAPDIYGLDTKLEQELAARHGRLSGAAGARPTEVADASRSGPALRKSRPASRRTSAAT
- a CDS encoding PAS domain-containing protein, producing the protein MALGLDFSVLFNKSPAACMAMDTDFTIVAVTDAHLEATGALREDIVGRNIFDAFPENPDQIDGDGASNVQASMLRVLQTRQPDVMRIQRYDVPIQGRPEAGFVVRYWKPMHYPILNSVGEVSYIIQHVENVTQAMTDSANVDRMQFELSAQTQQINSLHYIANLFEQAPGFMAMLTGPEHRVTFVNSGYMKLIGHRDSVGRTIAESLPEAVGQGYVALLDQVYASGNAYVANGAKYTTQSAPGGPLNERYVDFVYQPIRDPDGTVMGIMVQGVDVTERVLSDERRNALIRLTDTLRDLRTPEEIIFQASVILGEALGVSRVGYGTIDPVAETLTVARDWNAPGVGSLAGTLNLRDYGSFIDDLKLGKFIAIEDVEHDSRTSETARALKERSAGSFVNVPVMENGGLVAVVFVNNALARKWLAEDLALIKEIAERARTASERLRSEIAVRFREAQFRTITEVMPQMVWSTRPDGFCDYFNDQWYRFTGMPHGSADGDGWSAMFHPDDQPLAWGKWRHSLRTGASYEIEYRMIHHSGEYRWVLGRALPVRGDNGEIVRWMGTCTDIHAQKMAEDALRRENLRKDEFLAMLAHELRNPLAPISSAAQLIKLPGADSKRIAQAGDIIARQVKHMATIVDDLLDVSRVTRGLVKIEQISLDLKSVVNSAIEQAQPLIQARRHELLLKITAQRTVVRGDRTRLIQAVSNVLNNAVKYTPLNGRIALGLDVIDGQTRISIADNGMGMEPTLLPLVFDMFTQAERTPDRAQGGLGLGLALVRSIVDLHGGCIQAASEGVGKGSTFTITLPLLAAEDESQGCAQTLGPEDSGVGLRVLIVDDNQDAGALLGYMLETAGHVIHVHEDAASALQAAQEFDVDVFILDIGLPDMDGYELAGRLRSDARTAGATLIALTGYGQPQDRELSNAAGFDHHLVKPADQEELLRILSREVPRVL
- a CDS encoding deoxyribodipyrimidine photo-lyase, with the protein product MNKRRAIFWMRRDLRAHDNVALHAALSASDQVVCVFVYDRTILDELPRMDRRVAFIHASVAEAGDDLARLGAKLIALEGDPKTVIPDLARRLDAGRVFANEDYEPSARRRDEAIADTLAREGRALLLSKDQVLLHKDEVRSKSGTPYTRFTPYYNTWLQRLGQDDQALRDHDPAPLQAHFGAPPEGPSNIPLAQLGFDEVDLEGLSLYPGTRGGRRVLDEFIGKAGDYLALRNTLALPATSGLDIHLRFGTLSIREIFRELGRRTDVHGASVAGWIREVCWREYFSQLLYHVPRVADGPYLQKYARLDWVKGELGKQRLDAWKNAATGYPIVDAAMTQLNTTGAMHNRARLVAGSFLVKTLGVDWRIGEAYFALKLNDYDQASNNGNWQWVASTGADAQPPYRIFNPSSQSKTYDPDAQYIRHWLPALKNVEARHLHEPWKRTVPIPDYPAPIVDYAASVEECRQRYGAVGPAP